One Lacipirellulaceae bacterium DNA window includes the following coding sequences:
- a CDS encoding efflux RND transporter periplasmic adaptor subunit, with protein MPSSTLRQPEVRPRLRSTLVIREDSSPGNYVVKDPDSGKFFHVGEHEHYLFSLLDGEHDGAAIREAFETRFKESVSAKDVKEFVDLAGRRGLLQDPVVGKDSEAVTPTPHKKAKRSQASDQTLLNWRIPFFDPDPILTWLEPKVRFLWTQGFVVFSIALMLFAAATAYVNRAHWISSFPEAITWKTIALVWVLIFFVTLIHEFAHGLTCKHYGGEVHEIGFLALFFMPCFYCNVSDAWLFRERRKRLWVGAAGGYSDLVIWAVATLVWRASAPETSLNYFAWMAATICGGRSFFNFNPLIKLDGYYLLSDAMRLPNLFDRGRKRFMQTVRWLLWGGRRPKPEPHGRFLFYYGMASWLFIATILWGMVYGLIKLHSLSSVQLGPIGIFVAVLMPLVIGKNLLRGLSAGEMTKMFAKRRGRALVWLLVLLGIPVVASLVPMQDRVSGNFSVRPTTHIEVNALEAGFLKEIIVSEGSRVNAGDIIARIEIPDLEVNLTKKHAEIRESKANLRRLEVGPRPEEVAEQRLRVKRVENWVALGKQDLKSAKASYDEEIIQIKHEILQHEAEVEFGELSLAHSEKLHQQQALSGEQLLSEKTKLRISTLKHDFAHAKMRSRVAKGTVEAEAELARREKELADERSKLTLLEAGGHPEEAEAERARLARLTEELKYLEHLKSRIVLRSPVDGIVTTPHMHELNGKYVPTGTVVCIIEDLADMATEIAISESDVLKVMPGQRVELRARSMPMRTFETEVVRTAPAAKMETTPTASAAPTVPNTVVPGKVIVYCKLNQEDAQLLSGMTGYARIYGKQRSVGGIALDRARRYLRTEFWWW; from the coding sequence ATGCCTTCCTCGACGTTGCGGCAACCTGAAGTTCGTCCTCGATTGCGGTCGACTCTTGTCATTCGAGAAGACTCATCCCCCGGGAACTATGTTGTTAAGGACCCCGACTCGGGAAAATTCTTTCACGTCGGCGAACACGAGCATTATCTCTTCTCGCTATTAGACGGTGAGCATGACGGGGCTGCTATTCGAGAAGCGTTCGAGACACGATTCAAAGAATCGGTGTCAGCGAAAGATGTCAAAGAATTTGTCGATCTCGCCGGCCGTCGCGGACTACTTCAAGACCCCGTCGTGGGGAAGGATTCGGAAGCGGTCACTCCGACTCCCCACAAGAAAGCCAAAAGAAGCCAAGCGAGTGACCAAACACTGCTGAATTGGCGAATCCCGTTCTTCGATCCGGATCCGATCTTAACGTGGCTCGAGCCCAAGGTGCGTTTTCTGTGGACACAAGGCTTTGTGGTTTTCAGTATCGCACTGATGCTTTTCGCCGCGGCAACCGCTTATGTCAACCGTGCCCACTGGATCAGCTCGTTCCCGGAGGCAATCACCTGGAAGACGATCGCCCTGGTGTGGGTGCTGATCTTCTTTGTGACGCTGATTCATGAATTCGCTCATGGGCTCACCTGCAAGCACTATGGCGGAGAAGTCCACGAGATTGGTTTCTTGGCGCTGTTCTTTATGCCCTGTTTTTACTGCAATGTTTCCGACGCTTGGTTGTTCCGTGAGCGGCGAAAACGTTTGTGGGTGGGAGCGGCAGGTGGCTACTCTGATCTGGTGATTTGGGCTGTCGCCACCCTCGTTTGGCGGGCCTCAGCCCCTGAAACTTCCTTGAACTACTTCGCTTGGATGGCCGCAACCATCTGTGGGGGGCGGAGTTTCTTTAATTTCAATCCGCTGATTAAGCTAGATGGGTACTACCTGCTCAGCGACGCCATGCGGCTACCGAATCTCTTCGACCGTGGCCGGAAACGATTCATGCAGACCGTTCGTTGGCTTCTCTGGGGCGGGAGACGTCCGAAACCTGAGCCTCATGGTCGATTTTTGTTTTATTATGGAATGGCAAGCTGGCTGTTTATCGCCACGATTCTCTGGGGCATGGTTTACGGACTGATCAAGTTGCACAGCTTAAGCAGTGTGCAGCTTGGACCCATCGGAATCTTCGTGGCAGTGTTGATGCCGTTAGTCATCGGCAAGAATTTATTACGCGGTTTGTCCGCCGGGGAGATGACAAAAATGTTCGCAAAACGTAGAGGTAGGGCGTTGGTTTGGTTACTCGTGCTCCTCGGCATTCCTGTCGTTGCCAGCCTTGTGCCGATGCAAGATCGGGTGTCTGGAAATTTCTCGGTTCGACCAACGACCCACATTGAAGTCAACGCGCTGGAGGCAGGGTTCCTAAAGGAGATTATCGTCTCCGAAGGGAGCCGCGTTAACGCTGGCGATATTATTGCCCGCATTGAAATCCCCGACCTCGAAGTCAACCTGACGAAGAAGCACGCGGAGATACGCGAATCCAAAGCCAATCTACGCCGTCTCGAAGTCGGCCCTCGCCCCGAAGAAGTCGCTGAGCAGAGGTTGCGAGTCAAGCGTGTTGAGAACTGGGTTGCTTTGGGGAAGCAAGATCTTAAAAGCGCTAAGGCCTCCTACGACGAGGAGATCATCCAAATCAAACACGAAATCCTGCAGCACGAAGCCGAGGTCGAGTTCGGAGAGCTTTCACTCGCCCATTCTGAGAAGTTGCACCAGCAGCAGGCCCTATCGGGAGAACAGCTCCTCAGCGAAAAGACGAAGCTGCGCATCTCAACTCTGAAGCACGACTTCGCCCACGCGAAGATGCGTTCTCGGGTGGCCAAGGGAACCGTCGAAGCGGAAGCTGAGTTAGCACGTCGTGAGAAGGAGCTTGCCGACGAGCGATCGAAGCTCACGCTCCTCGAAGCTGGTGGACATCCTGAAGAAGCAGAGGCTGAGAGAGCACGCCTCGCGCGGCTCACCGAGGAACTGAAGTACCTTGAGCATCTCAAGAGCCGGATCGTCTTGCGCAGCCCCGTCGATGGCATCGTGACCACACCTCACATGCACGAATTGAACGGCAAGTATGTACCAACGGGAACCGTGGTGTGCATTATCGAGGACCTTGCCGACATGGCCACCGAGATTGCCATTTCCGAGTCTGATGTTTTGAAAGTCATGCCCGGCCAACGCGTAGAACTTCGCGCGCGAAGCATGCCGATGCGCACCTTTGAAACGGAAGTCGTGCGGACAGCACCGGCGGCGAAAATGGAAACCACGCCCACGGCTTCCGCTGCCCCGACGGTTCCCAATACCGTCGTGCCTGGCAAGGTGATCGTCTATTGCAAACTCAACCAGGAAGACGCCCAACTGCTCTCGGGGATGACCGGCTACGCACGCATCTACGGCAAGCAGCGCTCGGTGGGGGGCATCGCACTTGATCGGGCGAGGCGTTACCTCCGAACGGAATTCTGGTGGTGGTAA
- a CDS encoding porin — MDPLCNYWRSKFALVLASLQLCILLAVWFRAQARASEFPHSLTAILDSEVFQEFPSEPHPASGESALISDPVVSHACHTSPFAGNTFQTHVVGVGYEEGFVIAAPGPMNLRASDSPYLLRLNGWGQLRHTVLDSQGANPDVNQFQLKRARLVFSGHAYTPDFAYYVQLDGRSSSGDDVRLLDYFLTYDIGRHLWERDQGTLVFKTGQYKMPFTMARSLSGREFEFSDRAMASTFFDVNRSLAWGLAGQQNQAVVPWNWEVAVFNGLVTGGAETGSSGTLDDNFAYSGRIVAFPIGEWGLGALADFDQHEQLAVRSGLAFATTTIDSSGTTEFSSLRVVDSGATLASLLPASATQYTVNLYSIDTSFKWRGWSTTFEYYFRNVGQINDPTIDRLFDHGFWLQLGKFVVPRKLQLLTRWSRVEGDSGTLGLANQSSEEISGGLVWYFREQHAKFTADMTYLDGAPIRSSALDISPGDVGWLFRSQIQFAF, encoded by the coding sequence ATGGATCCGCTTTGCAATTACTGGCGCTCGAAGTTCGCGCTGGTTCTTGCGAGCCTGCAGCTTTGCATCTTGCTTGCCGTTTGGTTCCGAGCCCAAGCGCGGGCTTCAGAGTTCCCGCACTCATTGACAGCAATTCTGGACTCAGAGGTCTTTCAAGAGTTCCCCTCGGAGCCTCATCCAGCAAGCGGTGAGTCAGCACTCATTAGTGATCCGGTAGTCTCGCACGCTTGCCACACGAGCCCGTTCGCTGGGAACACTTTTCAGACTCACGTGGTTGGAGTTGGATACGAAGAAGGTTTCGTTATTGCTGCTCCAGGGCCGATGAATCTTCGAGCCAGTGACTCGCCTTATTTGTTAAGGCTGAACGGTTGGGGTCAGTTGCGTCACACGGTGCTTGATTCACAAGGGGCCAATCCGGATGTCAATCAGTTTCAACTGAAGCGAGCTCGATTGGTATTCTCTGGCCACGCCTACACGCCGGATTTTGCCTATTACGTCCAGTTGGATGGACGCAGCAGCAGCGGCGACGATGTGCGGTTGCTAGATTACTTTTTGACCTACGACATTGGGCGTCATCTTTGGGAACGTGATCAGGGCACGCTAGTATTTAAAACGGGACAATACAAGATGCCATTTACGATGGCGCGATCGCTGTCAGGGCGAGAATTCGAGTTCTCTGATCGTGCAATGGCGAGCACCTTCTTCGACGTGAATCGCAGTTTAGCTTGGGGATTGGCCGGACAACAGAATCAGGCGGTGGTGCCTTGGAATTGGGAGGTAGCCGTCTTTAACGGGTTAGTGACCGGAGGTGCCGAGACCGGTAGTAGTGGGACCTTGGATGACAACTTCGCCTATTCAGGTCGCATCGTTGCCTTCCCGATCGGGGAATGGGGACTTGGTGCACTGGCAGATTTCGACCAGCATGAGCAACTGGCGGTGCGCTCGGGGCTGGCATTTGCGACTACCACGATCGACTCAAGTGGCACGACGGAGTTCAGCAGCCTGAGGGTGGTTGACTCGGGAGCGACGCTTGCTTCGCTCTTGCCGGCGTCGGCAACCCAATACACCGTCAATCTCTATTCAATCGATACGTCGTTCAAGTGGCGAGGTTGGTCGACGACCTTCGAATACTACTTCCGGAACGTGGGGCAAATCAATGATCCAACCATTGATCGCCTCTTCGATCATGGATTCTGGCTTCAATTGGGAAAATTCGTTGTCCCCAGGAAACTTCAACTGCTCACCCGTTGGTCGCGGGTCGAGGGCGACTCGGGCACGTTGGGGCTGGCGAATCAAAGTTCCGAAGAGATTTCGGGGGGCTTGGTTTGGTACTTTCGCGAGCAGCATGCTAAGTTCACAGCGGACATGACTTATCTGGATGGTGCTCCCATCCGCTCATCAGCCCTCGACATTTCCCCGGGTGACGTCGGCTGGCTGTTTCGTTCGCAGATACAATTCGCGTTTTAG
- a CDS encoding HAD family hydrolase — MKQSTNKLTAAFLVLVFKVSSLSASEPLPSWNDGPVKQSIIAFVSTVADEGSDDYVPAAERIAVFDNDGCLWAEQPMYFQAFFIVDRIKALTPKHPEWKTEEPYASVLNGDLQKVAAGGKKSLVELVMATHAGLTSEEFDQVVIDWVTTARHPKTGRLYTEMVYQPMLELLDYLRANGFKTFIVSGGGIEFMRPWTERVYGIPPEQVVGSSVKTRYELRDGKPAIVRLPELNFIDDKEGKPIGIQDHIGRRPLMAFGNSDGDFQMLEWTTAGSGSRFGMIVHHTDAEREWAYDRQSHVGKLDRGLDEAQSRGWHVVDMQRDWKRIFPPENKAP, encoded by the coding sequence ATGAAGCAAAGCACAAACAAGCTTACCGCCGCCTTTCTCGTATTAGTCTTCAAGGTTTCCTCGCTATCGGCATCAGAGCCACTCCCTTCCTGGAACGACGGGCCAGTGAAGCAGAGTATCATTGCCTTCGTTAGCACGGTAGCCGACGAAGGCTCCGATGATTACGTCCCAGCTGCAGAACGGATTGCCGTCTTCGACAACGACGGCTGCCTGTGGGCGGAGCAACCGATGTATTTTCAGGCATTCTTTATCGTTGACCGCATCAAAGCCCTGACGCCTAAGCATCCCGAATGGAAAACCGAGGAGCCTTATGCGTCCGTCTTGAACGGTGACTTGCAAAAGGTCGCAGCCGGTGGCAAGAAAAGCCTCGTTGAATTGGTGATGGCGACGCACGCAGGGCTGACCTCGGAAGAGTTCGATCAGGTGGTTATCGATTGGGTAACGACCGCTCGTCATCCGAAGACAGGCCGACTCTACACGGAAATGGTTTACCAGCCGATGCTGGAACTACTCGACTACCTAAGAGCGAATGGCTTTAAAACCTTCATCGTTTCCGGCGGCGGTATAGAGTTCATGCGCCCTTGGACAGAACGCGTTTATGGGATTCCTCCCGAGCAAGTTGTTGGAAGCAGCGTCAAGACTAGATATGAGCTTCGCGATGGAAAACCCGCCATCGTCCGTCTACCTGAACTCAACTTTATTGATGACAAAGAAGGGAAACCGATTGGTATCCAAGACCATATTGGCAGGCGGCCACTGATGGCTTTCGGCAACTCGGACGGCGACTTTCAGATGCTCGAGTGGACGACCGCTGGCAGTGGATCTCGATTCGGGATGATTGTACATCACACGGACGCTGAGCGCGAATGGGCATACGACCGACAGTCCCACGTCGGAAAGCTAGATCGCGGACTCGACGAAGCCCAAAGCCGAGGTTGGCATGTTGTGGATATGCAGCGTGATTGGAAGCGCATCTTCCCGCCCGAGAACAAGGCCCCCTAG
- a CDS encoding arylsulfatase, whose amino-acid sequence MIKRLCLLASVALALVATATHAADKPNILVIWGDDIGTWNISHNNRGMMGYKTPNIDRIAKEGIAFTDYYAQQSCTAGRAAFLGGNVPVRTGMTKVGMPGAKEGWQETDVCIAAVMKEQGYATGQFGKNHQGDLDEHLPTNHGFDEFFGNLYHLNAEEEPENEDYPTDLVLPSGKKFGERYGPRGVIRSYAMPDGTQKIEDTGALTKKRMETVDDETVAAAKDFIKRQHEAGKPFFCWWNGTRMHFRTHVKEEHRGISGKDGDEYHDGMVEHDMHVGELLDLLDELGIAENTIVQYSTDNGPHFNTWPDAGTTPFRGEKNSNWEGAYRVPTFVRWPGKFLEDVTLNGIVAHEDWLPTFAAAAGEPKIKEKLAAGTELIGRKYRNMIDGYNQLDYLMGKTKDSPRKEFMYVNDEGQIVAIRLGPWKAVFLANRGVQLGVWQEPFVQLRIPYLFNLRRDPFEKAQENSNTYWDWYIDRVFVLVPMQDVAGKFLKSMQEYPPSQTPGSFNLDKVIEQIKAGVGSK is encoded by the coding sequence ATGATTAAGAGGCTCTGTTTACTCGCTTCTGTTGCTCTCGCTCTTGTGGCGACTGCGACTCACGCTGCCGACAAACCCAATATTCTCGTAATTTGGGGCGATGACATCGGGACTTGGAATATTAGTCACAACAACCGTGGCATGATGGGCTACAAGACTCCCAACATCGATCGGATTGCCAAAGAAGGGATCGCCTTTACGGACTACTATGCTCAGCAGTCGTGCACTGCGGGTCGCGCAGCATTCCTGGGCGGGAATGTCCCTGTTCGAACGGGCATGACCAAGGTCGGCATGCCTGGTGCCAAGGAAGGTTGGCAAGAAACCGATGTCTGCATAGCTGCCGTCATGAAAGAACAAGGCTACGCCACGGGACAATTCGGGAAGAACCACCAGGGCGATCTCGACGAACACCTCCCAACGAACCACGGCTTCGACGAATTCTTCGGGAACCTCTACCACCTTAATGCTGAAGAAGAGCCGGAGAATGAAGACTATCCCACCGATCTCGTCCTACCCAGTGGCAAAAAGTTCGGCGAGAGATACGGCCCGCGCGGCGTCATCCGCTCGTACGCGATGCCCGATGGCACCCAGAAGATCGAAGACACTGGCGCTTTGACGAAGAAGCGAATGGAAACCGTCGATGACGAAACGGTCGCTGCCGCTAAGGACTTCATCAAGCGACAGCACGAAGCGGGCAAGCCTTTCTTCTGCTGGTGGAACGGAACGCGAATGCACTTTCGCACTCACGTCAAAGAGGAGCACCGCGGCATTTCCGGCAAAGACGGCGATGAGTACCACGATGGCATGGTGGAACACGACATGCACGTTGGCGAGTTGCTTGACCTGCTTGACGAGCTAGGCATCGCAGAGAACACCATCGTGCAATACTCAACCGACAATGGTCCGCACTTTAATACTTGGCCTGACGCAGGAACAACACCGTTCCGAGGTGAAAAAAACAGCAACTGGGAGGGTGCCTACCGCGTGCCAACGTTTGTGCGTTGGCCAGGGAAGTTCCTTGAAGATGTAACGCTCAACGGGATCGTCGCCCATGAAGATTGGCTGCCCACCTTCGCAGCCGCCGCTGGCGAACCGAAGATTAAGGAGAAACTGGCTGCTGGAACGGAGCTGATCGGTCGCAAGTATCGGAACATGATCGACGGCTACAACCAGCTTGACTATCTGATGGGCAAAACGAAGGACTCTCCGCGCAAAGAGTTCATGTACGTGAACGACGAGGGGCAAATCGTCGCGATTCGTCTCGGTCCGTGGAAGGCGGTCTTCCTCGCCAACCGTGGCGTGCAGCTTGGGGTTTGGCAGGAGCCATTCGTGCAACTCCGCATCCCCTACTTGTTTAATCTGCGTCGCGACCCCTTTGAGAAAGCCCAGGAGAACTCCAACACGTATTGGGATTGGTACATCGACCGCGTCTTTGTGCTTGTCCCCATGCAAGACGTGGCTGGCAAGTTCCTTAAGAGCATGCAAGAGTATCCGCCCAGCCAGACCCCAGGATCGTTCAACCTCGATAAAGTTATCGAGCAGATCAAAGCTGGCGTCGGTTCGAAATAG
- a CDS encoding HlyD family secretion protein: MMWLLGGAYCLVLWLVFDKLKLLRFSLPIAVVAGSVGPALILALLFCAQYYHPLSSDVRVFQKVVPVIPQMKQAGRVVKIAVQPNVPVSAGDVLFEVDPVPYRKTVDRLEATVKEAEQSVGVAQSSIEIAQAGIRRAQSDLEFMTRERERQEKLLPSGATTEEKLEQTITRYQQAVTTLEQAKATEKQSLLSVELANAKLSQAQASLESAKYDLQQTTVLAPGNGFVTNLQLQEGMLVGGPGAGSVMSFVRDSQKDERGVVVALIDQKNYLLIEPGHYAEVVLNGYPGEVFRGRVLTLIDISGAGQLLATGDLPEDLGPAKPSKFAVRIQIDEAEDLRLPAGSNGLAAIYTNHVPIAGIPVMFVVRMQSWLKYLF; the protein is encoded by the coding sequence ATGATGTGGCTCCTGGGAGGTGCCTACTGCCTTGTACTGTGGTTGGTATTCGACAAGCTAAAGCTCTTACGGTTTTCTCTGCCGATTGCTGTTGTCGCTGGATCCGTGGGTCCAGCGCTGATACTCGCCCTCTTGTTCTGTGCTCAGTACTACCATCCGCTCTCCAGCGATGTTCGCGTCTTTCAAAAAGTCGTGCCCGTCATTCCACAGATGAAGCAGGCTGGGCGGGTTGTCAAAATAGCCGTTCAACCAAACGTACCTGTTTCTGCGGGTGATGTATTGTTCGAGGTCGATCCCGTACCCTATCGAAAAACAGTTGACCGCCTGGAAGCTACCGTGAAGGAAGCCGAGCAGAGTGTTGGCGTCGCTCAGTCGAGCATTGAAATCGCTCAGGCGGGAATCAGGCGTGCCCAATCTGACTTGGAATTCATGACACGCGAACGCGAACGACAGGAAAAGCTTCTGCCCAGTGGAGCAACAACTGAAGAAAAACTTGAGCAGACAATCACCCGCTACCAACAAGCTGTCACCACCTTAGAGCAAGCCAAAGCAACGGAGAAACAGTCGCTGCTTTCGGTGGAACTTGCCAATGCGAAGTTATCCCAAGCCCAAGCTTCGCTAGAGAGCGCTAAGTACGATTTGCAGCAGACCACCGTTCTTGCCCCCGGCAATGGGTTTGTCACCAACCTGCAACTGCAAGAAGGAATGCTTGTGGGCGGTCCTGGAGCCGGTTCGGTCATGAGTTTCGTTCGAGACTCCCAGAAAGACGAACGTGGCGTTGTTGTCGCTTTGATTGATCAAAAGAATTACTTGTTGATTGAGCCTGGTCATTACGCAGAAGTGGTCCTGAATGGATATCCCGGAGAGGTCTTCAGGGGGAGAGTCTTGACACTCATTGACATCTCGGGAGCTGGACAACTGCTTGCTACTGGCGATTTGCCCGAAGACCTAGGCCCTGCAAAGCCGTCGAAGTTCGCAGTGCGTATCCAGATCGACGAAGCCGAAGACTTGCGATTGCCCGCGGGCTCAAACGGTTTGGCTGCAATCTATACGAATCACGTCCCCATTGCTGGCATTCCGGTGATGTTCGTAGTGCGGATGCAGAGTTGGCTCAAATACTTGTTCTAA
- a CDS encoding DUF3302 domain-containing protein — protein sequence MDYPFISIGPTLHVIALLVLFAMLLVGIAVAILLASLPGRIAAARNHPQTAAVNACGWLGLPTGILWVVAFAWAFWKYQTANSHEIEEALSSLEATIDRLENQQKVPRS from the coding sequence ATGGATTATCCATTCATTTCTATCGGGCCAACTCTGCACGTCATCGCTTTGCTCGTGTTGTTTGCGATGCTGTTGGTAGGCATCGCTGTTGCGATCTTGCTCGCGTCCCTTCCGGGACGGATTGCTGCGGCACGAAATCATCCGCAAACCGCAGCAGTCAACGCTTGTGGTTGGCTCGGGTTGCCAACAGGCATCCTCTGGGTGGTTGCCTTCGCATGGGCATTCTGGAAGTATCAGACTGCGAACAGTCACGAGATTGAGGAAGCATTGAGTAGCTTGGAAGCCACCATCGACAGGTTGGAGAATCAGCAAAAGGTGCCCCGTTCTTGA
- a CDS encoding SgcJ/EcaC family oxidoreductase, translated as MTRFSAVTTLLCLFFGNALMTFAQDSSPEEPSPAEQAIRQSIDSYVKVFNSGDAKSLAAHWNKGGEFVTADGKTLQGRKAIEADFAEYFQSKKDVKLELLETQLTFLSPNVAVETGLARIVTPEQEPVETMYEAIHLKSPTGWKIDSISEQAPPDEPKSHHQHLASMEWMIGSWKESSGDSVIENNCRWTTNQNFLVHSFKVIEGDQVDFEGTQVVGWDPHRKSIRSWIFDSDGGFGVGSWSQEESRWVVRTLSVLPDGRRGSATNIYEKVDENSFRFRSIGRQVDGQLMPSIESVTLSRIAE; from the coding sequence ATGACACGTTTCTCTGCGGTTACGACTCTGCTGTGCCTCTTTTTCGGCAACGCATTAATGACTTTTGCTCAGGATTCATCGCCTGAGGAGCCGAGCCCTGCAGAACAGGCAATCCGTCAGTCGATCGACTCGTACGTAAAGGTCTTCAACAGTGGCGATGCGAAATCACTAGCGGCCCACTGGAACAAAGGGGGAGAGTTCGTCACAGCCGATGGCAAGACACTACAGGGACGCAAAGCGATTGAGGCCGATTTCGCGGAATACTTCCAGAGCAAGAAAGATGTGAAGCTCGAACTTCTCGAAACGCAGCTCACTTTTCTGTCCCCGAACGTGGCCGTTGAAACCGGATTGGCCAGGATCGTTACTCCTGAACAGGAACCTGTCGAGACGATGTACGAGGCAATCCATCTGAAGTCCCCGACGGGATGGAAAATCGATAGCATCAGTGAGCAAGCCCCTCCCGACGAACCGAAATCTCACCACCAGCACCTTGCCAGCATGGAATGGATGATTGGCAGTTGGAAGGAGAGTAGCGGTGACTCAGTGATCGAAAACAACTGCCGCTGGACAACCAACCAAAACTTTTTGGTCCATAGCTTTAAGGTTATCGAAGGCGACCAAGTTGATTTTGAAGGCACTCAAGTTGTCGGCTGGGACCCTCATAGGAAATCAATTCGCTCGTGGATTTTTGATTCTGACGGTGGATTCGGTGTCGGCAGTTGGTCGCAAGAAGAAAGCCGCTGGGTGGTCCGCACGCTGAGTGTGCTTCCCGATGGCCGTCGTGGCTCTGCCACGAATATCTACGAGAAGGTCGATGAGAACTCTTTTCGATTTCGGTCCATCGGACGACAGGTTGACGGCCAACTCATGCCAAGTATCGAGTCAGTCACGCTTTCTCGAATAGCAGAGTAG
- a CDS encoding DUF202 domain-containing protein, which yields METENGDDSMVGKRMQSSATERFVRSERDLLALERTKLANERTLLAYTRTAIMLGATGATLFTLYGDRAFYAAIGWTLLALGIALFLLGGYRFRRLSRMMEKTES from the coding sequence ATGGAAACCGAAAACGGTGACGATTCGATGGTGGGGAAGCGTATGCAGAGCTCAGCAACCGAAAGATTCGTTCGCTCCGAACGAGACCTGTTGGCACTCGAGCGGACGAAATTGGCCAACGAGCGCACCCTACTGGCCTACACCCGCACAGCGATCATGCTTGGGGCAACCGGTGCGACACTCTTTACTCTATATGGGGACCGAGCTTTCTATGCAGCCATTGGCTGGACATTACTCGCTCTGGGCATTGCCCTGTTTTTGTTGGGTGGCTATCGGTTTCGCAGGTTGAGTCGCATGATGGAGAAAACAGAGTCGTGA